In bacterium, one DNA window encodes the following:
- a CDS encoding M6 family metalloprotease domain-containing protein produces MLRNLILFSIGIFAATLLSPTSTSALTISPELRAKLEANGAWDQFSRTFAEWQKQLSDQPSAINLNNVLSKPTASGAQKTIRVCVLLVDFTDNTASSGAQANLTPATVEQILFSQGVTQHGSMTDFYLENSYGQFLIDGDVFGWFRMPKTYAQYTGSNSGMQTAEPNARTLTKDAVIAADPTVNFAPYDNDANGVVDAVFIVHAGLGAEETGSPGQIWSHRWSTVAPVVTGDGKSVLNYIAVPEEVLGGALRVGVYAHEFGHILGLPDLYDVNQNSNAPGLGNWSLMAGGSWNDAQRTPAQFDGWCKHVLDSIHGSFGKTIEVTGNLTDLVLNASISDSIRYRMKIPGGFGREYFIIENRQKVGFDEYIPGSGLMILHCDDNLSGSNDQITYGHWRISLEQADGAGHLEANQNNGDADDLFPGQFSNHPEWTNLTLPSTDSWYGTPHQISVWNIRHDLISKSITCNVDVTYSRTNLTLTGANFSDAASGNNNQIFDKGELVEVSYSFTNLWKAATGVKVNFSCSTPGVTVGTGTQIIGTVNSGQSVNSTSPFSFSISPNISPTTATFTVDIISTTPPDTFTTIYQKFVGGVEILIVDADDSPAHEDRSALIKEPFDALGLPYAYWDIGAQNTPGASELDYRYIIWYTGNIRATLSQAINASEVAFLRNYLDQGGRLFMCGQDIVERLAQTADSTFARDYLGVRYLSDYEPLDAKGVAGNPLGDNLRLRIRGGGAAANQYDCDILEILPGADRAFDFAVGEATFGAAGSIFARPNGSRVVFTSFGMEAIASTMTSQGYATRDSFLSRVLEFLDDNVSTDADDYVDIIPLPQSFQLNQNYPNPFNPTTQISFTINSRSAGKPLTLDVFNVLGQRVARLREEVAQTGTQIFEFDASALSSGVYFYRLQVGTESQNRKMILTK; encoded by the coding sequence TTGCTTCGAAATCTGATACTCTTCTCAATCGGTATATTTGCCGCAACTCTGTTGTCGCCAACTTCAACGTCTGCGCTTACAATCTCACCTGAACTGCGAGCCAAACTCGAAGCCAACGGTGCCTGGGACCAATTCAGCCGCACATTCGCTGAATGGCAGAAACAACTCTCGGATCAGCCGTCAGCTATTAACCTTAACAACGTATTGTCAAAACCCACCGCCTCCGGCGCTCAGAAGACGATCCGCGTTTGCGTACTCTTGGTCGACTTCACCGACAATACAGCCTCGAGCGGGGCTCAGGCAAACCTCACTCCCGCCACTGTCGAACAGATTCTCTTCTCGCAGGGAGTCACACAACACGGGAGCATGACCGATTTCTATCTCGAAAATTCTTACGGACAATTTCTAATTGATGGCGATGTCTTCGGCTGGTTCCGTATGCCCAAGACCTACGCTCAGTATACCGGCAGTAACAGCGGCATGCAGACAGCTGAGCCTAATGCCCGCACACTCACGAAAGACGCTGTGATCGCCGCCGACCCTACTGTAAATTTCGCACCTTATGACAACGATGCCAATGGTGTTGTTGACGCCGTGTTTATTGTTCATGCCGGTCTGGGTGCGGAAGAGACCGGAAGTCCTGGGCAGATTTGGTCGCACCGCTGGTCGACAGTCGCTCCGGTCGTTACCGGCGACGGCAAGTCCGTATTGAATTACATCGCCGTCCCGGAAGAGGTACTTGGCGGAGCGTTGCGCGTTGGTGTCTACGCGCATGAGTTCGGACACATTCTCGGTCTTCCCGACTTGTATGATGTTAACCAGAATTCCAATGCACCCGGACTTGGCAACTGGTCCTTGATGGCTGGAGGCTCGTGGAATGATGCACAGCGCACGCCAGCGCAATTTGACGGCTGGTGCAAGCACGTCCTCGATTCCATTCATGGGTCGTTTGGAAAGACTATCGAAGTTACCGGTAATCTCACCGACCTCGTACTGAATGCATCCATCTCAGATTCCATTAGGTATCGAATGAAAATCCCCGGCGGCTTTGGCAGGGAATACTTCATTATCGAGAACCGTCAGAAGGTTGGATTCGATGAATATATTCCTGGCTCTGGACTGATGATTCTCCATTGCGATGATAATCTCTCCGGATCCAACGACCAGATTACCTATGGTCACTGGCGCATCTCGCTCGAACAAGCGGACGGCGCGGGTCATCTTGAAGCGAATCAGAACAATGGCGATGCGGACGACCTCTTCCCGGGGCAGTTTAGCAACCACCCCGAATGGACGAATCTGACTTTACCAAGCACCGACTCGTGGTATGGAACTCCACACCAAATCTCCGTCTGGAACATTCGTCATGATCTGATCAGCAAATCTATTACCTGCAATGTTGATGTGACCTACAGCCGCACGAATTTGACCCTTACCGGCGCCAACTTCTCGGATGCCGCATCGGGGAACAACAATCAGATCTTCGACAAGGGTGAATTGGTCGAAGTCTCGTATAGCTTCACCAATCTCTGGAAGGCAGCGACCGGAGTTAAAGTCAACTTCAGTTGTTCGACCCCGGGAGTCACAGTGGGAACCGGTACACAGATAATCGGCACTGTCAACTCCGGTCAAAGTGTCAACTCGACTTCACCGTTCTCCTTCTCAATTAGCCCGAACATCTCACCTACGACTGCGACATTTACCGTCGATATTATCAGCACGACTCCGCCCGACACCTTTACCACCATCTACCAGAAGTTTGTTGGCGGTGTCGAGATCCTGATTGTAGATGCCGACGACAGTCCGGCGCACGAAGATCGTTCGGCGCTTATCAAAGAACCGTTTGATGCACTTGGATTGCCCTATGCTTATTGGGATATTGGCGCTCAGAACACGCCGGGAGCAAGCGAATTAGACTATCGGTATATCATTTGGTATACCGGCAATATCCGGGCAACACTTAGTCAGGCCATAAACGCTTCCGAAGTCGCATTCTTGCGCAACTATCTCGATCAAGGCGGCAGACTCTTCATGTGCGGCCAGGATATCGTCGAGAGACTCGCACAAACAGCAGATTCTACTTTCGCTCGCGATTATCTCGGTGTTCGTTACCTCTCCGACTACGAACCGCTTGACGCAAAAGGCGTCGCGGGCAATCCGCTCGGCGACAATCTCAGACTGAGAATTCGCGGCGGCGGCGCGGCTGCTAATCAGTACGATTGTGATATTCTTGAGATTCTTCCCGGCGCTGACCGTGCATTCGACTTTGCAGTCGGTGAAGCCACTTTTGGTGCGGCAGGCAGTATCTTTGCCCGCCCCAATGGCTCCCGCGTCGTCTTCACGAGTTTCGGGATGGAAGCCATCGCCAGCACCATGACATCGCAGGGCTACGCCACACGGGACAGTTTCCTGAGCCGCGTTTTGGAATTTCTCGATGACAATGTCTCGACTGACGCCGACGACTATGTTGACATTATCCCATTGCCGCAGAGCTTTCAGCTCAACCAGAATTACCCCAATCCCTTCAATCCGACGACTCAGATTAGTTTCACGATCAATTCCCGCAGCGCCGGCAAGCCATTGACTTTGGATGTTTTCAATGTCCTTGGTCAGCGCGTTGCTCGTCTGCGCGAGGAAGTCGCTCAGACCGGAACGCAGATCTTCGAGTTTGACGCCTCGGCGCTATCGTCCGGCGTCTATTTCTATCGTCTGCAAGTCGGCACTGAATCGCAAAATCGGAAGATGATACTGACCAAGTAG
- a CDS encoding energy-coupling factor transporter transmembrane protein EcfT, translating to MLFTQEIHPSRLDAGVRIAAIFVPALLIGFSLNPSVLLLLSAFAVALVIIVRVPIASFAKIALPALIFCSITLVMHLLFSQSPDSSYFKVGPLSLNQLALNTGLLYCWRIVLFFLIALCFSHWIGQEELAELVWRTIAPLRKIGIPAQEIGLALTIAIRFIPQIFSEHHRIEMAQRARGANFSKNRFGNVRRFVPMLVPTVASALRRIDTTTNALTVRAWGVYPSRTFHRRRHFGLGDAVMLLAVVAVVAGVGYLSR from the coding sequence ATGTTATTCACACAAGAAATACATCCCAGCCGCCTTGATGCCGGAGTACGGATAGCGGCTATCTTCGTACCGGCTTTGCTAATCGGTTTCTCGCTCAATCCTTCCGTGCTGTTATTGTTATCTGCCTTCGCCGTTGCACTCGTCATAATCGTGCGTGTTCCGATTGCGAGTTTTGCCAAGATCGCGCTTCCCGCATTGATCTTCTGCTCGATTACTCTCGTAATGCACCTGTTGTTTTCGCAGTCGCCCGATTCAAGTTATTTCAAAGTCGGGCCGCTAAGCCTGAATCAACTCGCCCTGAACACTGGTCTGCTCTATTGCTGGCGTATCGTGCTGTTCTTCCTGATCGCACTTTGTTTTTCCCACTGGATCGGACAAGAAGAATTGGCCGAGCTGGTCTGGCGGACAATTGCTCCCCTGAGAAAGATCGGAATACCTGCACAAGAGATTGGATTGGCGCTGACAATTGCTATTCGCTTTATCCCGCAGATATTCAGCGAACATCATCGCATCGAAATGGCTCAGCGCGCTCGCGGAGCCAACTTCAGCAAGAACCGTTTCGGCAACGTCCGGCGATTTGTGCCGATGCTTGTCCCGACCGTAGCTTCGGCTCTGCGTCGTATCGATACGACAACGAATGCTTTGACGGTCCGCGCGTGGGGCGTTTACCCAAGTCGGACTTTTCATCGCCGCCGTCATTTCGGGCTTGGAGATGCTGTCATGCTGCTCGCTGTTGTAGCAGTAGTTGCCGGAGTGGGGTACTTGTCGCGATGA
- a CDS encoding glycosyltransferase family 39 protein — MLDNRDKQTVVVLLAVGLIVRLVYFLEYRSLLEFLHPTVDALYHHFSAKAIAAGALTSSEPFFRAPFYNYFLGLIYAIAGDSISAARFFQLLIGSFTAPLVYLLGREVFDQRVGLVAAIAVLLTGDIVYFEGELVLEASAMWLILVSLLLLVRYIKEPSVMTLAGLGLSTGLAIVDRPNAVVILPLIAWVIWRNKERNSHSPLLRHAIAFTTIMMIPVGLVLLHNGNAHRACADDCDTGRCQFLYRQQ; from the coding sequence ATGTTGGATAATCGAGATAAGCAGACAGTAGTTGTGCTCCTGGCGGTGGGTTTAATTGTCAGGTTGGTGTACTTCCTTGAGTACCGTTCCCTGCTGGAATTCTTGCATCCAACGGTTGACGCGCTGTATCATCACTTCAGCGCAAAAGCAATCGCTGCCGGAGCGTTGACCTCAAGCGAGCCGTTTTTTAGAGCACCGTTTTACAATTACTTTCTCGGATTGATCTACGCCATTGCCGGCGATAGCATCAGTGCGGCGCGTTTCTTTCAACTGCTGATCGGGTCATTTACAGCACCGTTGGTTTATCTGCTCGGCCGTGAAGTTTTTGACCAGCGAGTGGGATTGGTGGCGGCGATCGCTGTGTTGTTGACGGGAGACATTGTCTATTTCGAAGGCGAACTTGTTCTCGAAGCCAGCGCTATGTGGCTGATACTCGTGAGCCTGCTGTTGCTGGTGCGATACATCAAGGAGCCATCGGTGATGACGCTGGCGGGACTTGGGTTGTCGACAGGATTAGCAATTGTTGATCGTCCGAACGCCGTTGTGATTCTGCCGCTGATTGCGTGGGTCATATGGCGCAACAAAGAGCGCAACTCACACTCTCCCCTTCTGCGTCACGCGATAGCGTTCACAACGATAATGATGATCCCGGTCGGGTTGGTGCTCTTGCACAACGGTAACGCGCACAGAGCCTGCGCTGACGATTGCGACACAGGGCGGTGTCAATTTCTATATCGGCAACAATGA
- the truA gene encoding tRNA pseudouridine(38-40) synthase TruA: MRNILLRLQFVGTGFAGWQRQKNAVSIQQVIEAGLGKITREDISATGCSRTDAGVHAEDFLVNFHTESTIPAAKFAPALQSKLPKSILIKSSREVPASFNSRRNSYEKTYRYQIALDRSPFYNDFWWQTDRTPDFAVLKQCAAQILGEHDFSGFCVTRSLKEVNICTIKQATWKRTGKRLYFKITGDRFLHHMVRFLVGAQIQAACGEISVEDVRKMVNQPASHRAKYPAPPEGLYLEKVKFRL; this comes from the coding sequence ATGAGGAACATTCTTCTCCGTCTTCAATTTGTCGGCACTGGATTCGCCGGCTGGCAGAGGCAGAAAAATGCTGTCAGTATTCAGCAAGTTATCGAAGCTGGACTTGGGAAGATCACCCGTGAAGACATCTCCGCGACCGGTTGCAGCCGCACTGATGCCGGTGTTCACGCAGAAGATTTTCTGGTGAACTTCCACACCGAGTCGACAATCCCTGCCGCTAAGTTTGCACCGGCGCTGCAATCGAAGTTACCCAAAAGTATTCTGATCAAGAGTTCACGCGAGGTTCCGGCGAGTTTCAATTCACGCCGTAATAGCTATGAAAAAACCTATCGTTATCAGATTGCCCTGGATCGGTCGCCTTTCTACAACGATTTCTGGTGGCAGACCGACCGCACCCCTGATTTTGCAGTGCTTAAACAGTGTGCGGCGCAGATTCTCGGTGAACACGATTTCTCAGGATTCTGCGTGACGAGATCGCTCAAAGAGGTCAATATCTGCACCATCAAACAAGCGACTTGGAAGCGCACCGGGAAAAGACTATATTTCAAAATCACCGGCGACCGGTTTCTGCATCACATGGTGCGATTTCTGGTTGGCGCGCAGATTCAGGCAGCTTGCGGCGAGATCAGTGTTGAAGATGTTCGTAAGATGGTCAACCAGCCGGCGAGCCATCGCGCAAAGTACCCAGCGCCGCCGGAGGGACTGTACCTGGAAAAAGTCAAATTTCGCTTATAG
- a CDS encoding S8 family serine peptidase, with amino-acid sequence MMTRITTLAIAGLMLIGNTLLALNTDKVSASLVEKSLKAEEWVNVVAIIKNDISAPAMTSGLLKEARKNSGHATLIDILKKQDVSKSSFVNHLRELEKSGLASNLETFWIANAVSVSVVASQLEELSNYADLEYIIDDQPLQLVDPVSKSAAESGYAGSSSFVSQIGVRDLWQMGYTGHGRLVCSFDTGVEGTHPALASNWNGNDGQFAQSWFDPYGTTTPVDLNGHGTHTMGLMVGRDGADTIGVAFNAAWMSASVIDRGQSLNKTVSDIIAAFQWAADPDGNPQTVSDLPDVICNSWGIPKGLLAPCDATFWQAIDNLEALGVVVIFACGNEGPNAGTIRNPADRATGPTNSFSIGAVDQTRSDLLVASFSSRGPANCDNTKIKPEIVGPGVALRSSYKGGGYRMMSGTSMAAPVVAGCIALMREYNPDATVTEIKNALMMSAGDLGSIGQDNDYGFGFINVRRAIDLLPQPLKPRIQVEDVNLANSETAVLEIGNTTELNLTISNMSVATNSLSGILRSSNQHVFILSNEANFGSAPTEALVDNITNPYLVKIDHTAIEGTEVEFTVDFYNPQFGYLNSADFKIVIGQPIIAGSATITTNRLSAEFTNFGLSRRLYDIASAIDPLNLMSLMVADVNGNVYDALPDGIDFRAADSITSTQIGTATKVESGFFTSDDAFRIDHSVTVFDDVTKNNFMLLEYEISDADLTTQSISAIALVCDFDFLGGEAVVQDGTDYIIRSSSFDRYIGIRVLPNENRFGAFVDGSSIKSGAISTIDKFELMTSGQSIPNPSNSDNALISGISSISATSGQELHIAFVVASGNSIEEIRVALQAGESSYDQATDVDDNDGSVLPTGFTLDQNFPNPFNPETRIDFALPTAGSYRFEIINSLGQVVKAVYNESVSAGPHSIVWNGKTSDGKDAASGVYFYRLSFNGNYQTRKMVLMK; translated from the coding sequence ATGATGACACGTATCACCACTCTCGCCATCGCCGGTCTCATGCTTATCGGCAACACCCTTCTGGCGCTCAATACCGACAAGGTTTCGGCGTCGTTAGTAGAGAAGAGCCTTAAGGCTGAAGAGTGGGTGAATGTCGTTGCCATCATCAAGAATGATATCTCAGCACCAGCGATGACTTCCGGTCTTCTTAAGGAAGCCCGCAAGAACTCTGGTCACGCCACACTCATTGACATCCTCAAGAAGCAAGACGTTTCAAAAAGCAGTTTTGTCAATCATCTCCGCGAACTCGAAAAGTCGGGCTTGGCTTCCAATCTCGAAACCTTCTGGATTGCCAACGCCGTTTCGGTTTCTGTCGTCGCTTCCCAGCTTGAAGAGCTTTCTAACTACGCCGATCTCGAATACATCATCGACGACCAACCGCTTCAGCTTGTTGACCCGGTCTCCAAATCCGCCGCAGAGTCAGGATATGCCGGAAGCAGCTCGTTCGTTTCGCAAATCGGTGTCCGCGACTTGTGGCAGATGGGCTACACTGGTCACGGCCGTTTGGTTTGCAGTTTCGATACCGGCGTCGAAGGCACCCATCCGGCGCTTGCATCCAACTGGAATGGCAATGACGGTCAGTTCGCCCAGAGCTGGTTCGATCCCTATGGCACCACCACGCCAGTTGATCTGAATGGTCATGGAACCCATACGATGGGCTTAATGGTCGGTCGCGATGGCGCCGACACAATCGGTGTTGCGTTCAATGCCGCCTGGATGTCAGCTTCCGTAATCGACCGCGGACAATCTTTGAACAAGACGGTTTCCGATATCATCGCCGCATTCCAATGGGCTGCCGATCCTGATGGCAATCCTCAAACGGTTAGCGACCTTCCTGACGTAATCTGCAATTCGTGGGGTATCCCCAAGGGCTTGCTCGCACCGTGCGATGCAACCTTCTGGCAGGCTATCGACAATCTTGAAGCACTTGGCGTCGTTGTCATCTTCGCCTGCGGAAACGAAGGTCCCAATGCCGGTACGATCCGCAACCCTGCTGACCGCGCCACCGGCCCGACCAATTCGTTCTCGATTGGCGCAGTAGATCAGACCCGTTCCGATCTGCTCGTCGCATCCTTCTCCAGCCGAGGACCTGCCAACTGCGACAACACGAAAATTAAACCGGAGATCGTTGGTCCCGGCGTTGCATTGCGTTCATCCTATAAGGGCGGCGGATATCGCATGATGTCCGGCACCTCAATGGCCGCACCGGTCGTCGCCGGCTGTATCGCTCTGATGCGCGAATACAACCCGGACGCCACAGTCACCGAGATCAAGAATGCCCTGATGATGTCCGCTGGCGATCTTGGCAGCATCGGTCAGGACAACGACTATGGATTCGGATTCATCAACGTCAGAAGAGCCATCGACTTGTTGCCGCAACCGCTTAAGCCGCGCATTCAGGTCGAGGATGTCAATCTTGCCAACAGCGAAACCGCAGTGCTCGAAATCGGCAACACTACTGAACTGAATCTCACCATCTCCAATATGAGTGTCGCCACCAACAGCCTGAGCGGTATCTTGCGCTCAAGCAACCAGCACGTGTTTATCCTGTCGAATGAAGCCAACTTCGGCAGTGCGCCGACTGAAGCTCTGGTCGATAACATCACCAACCCGTACCTCGTCAAGATTGACCATACCGCCATCGAAGGTACCGAGGTTGAATTCACAGTAGATTTCTACAATCCGCAGTTTGGCTATCTCAATAGCGCCGACTTTAAAATCGTGATTGGCCAGCCGATTATTGCCGGCTCTGCGACGATCACCACCAATCGTCTCTCCGCCGAATTTACCAATTTCGGTTTGAGCCGTCGCCTGTATGACATCGCATCCGCAATCGACCCGCTCAATCTGATGAGTCTCATGGTCGCCGATGTCAACGGCAATGTCTATGACGCGCTACCCGACGGCATCGATTTCCGCGCAGCCGATAGCATCACCTCGACCCAAATCGGCACAGCCACCAAGGTCGAATCGGGCTTCTTCACATCCGATGACGCGTTCCGCATTGACCACTCAGTAACTGTGTTCGATGACGTCACCAAGAATAACTTCATGTTGCTCGAGTACGAAATCAGCGACGCCGACCTCACGACTCAGTCGATCTCGGCTATCGCCCTTGTCTGCGACTTCGACTTCCTCGGCGGCGAAGCAGTTGTCCAGGATGGTACCGATTACATCATCCGCAGCAGTTCTTTCGACCGCTACATCGGAATTCGCGTGCTTCCCAATGAGAATCGCTTCGGAGCCTTCGTCGACGGTTCGTCAATCAAGTCCGGTGCGATTTCCACAATCGACAAGTTTGAACTGATGACTTCCGGCCAGTCGATTCCGAATCCGTCCAACTCAGACAATGCGCTGATTTCCGGGATAAGCTCTATTTCCGCGACTTCCGGACAGGAATTGCACATCGCCTTCGTAGTCGCCAGCGGCAATAGTATCGAGGAAATCCGCGTCGCTCTTCAGGCAGGCGAATCTTCATACGATCAGGCAACGGATGTCGATGACAACGACGGTTCGGTACTTCCGACCGGTTTCACGCTCGATCAGAATTTCCCCAATCCTTTCAACCCCGAGACTCGCATCGACTTCGCGCTTCCGACTGCCGGAAGCTACCGCTTCGAGATTATCAACTCGCTTGGACAAGTGGTAAAAGCTGTCTATAATGAGTCTGTTTCAGCGGGGCCGCACAGCATCGTCTGGAACGGCAAAACTTCAGATGGCAAAGATGCCGCTTCCGGTGTATATTTCTACAGACTTTCATTTAACGGAAACTATCAAACTCGTAAGATGGTTTTAATGAAATAG
- the fsa gene encoding fructose-6-phosphate aldolase, which translates to MKFFIDTANIDEIKKAASLGVLDGVTTNPSLIAREKGKFEDILKQICDIVDGPISAEVTATDYEGMLREGRAVAKLHKNIVVKCPCILPGLQATKTFFEEGIPVNMTLVFSATQAIFAAKAGARFVSPFIGRLDDISSDGMELIEQIVQIYDNYDFATEVLVASVRHPMHVVEAAMLGADICTMPYNVIEKLIQHPLTDIGLKKFLDDWEKVKGR; encoded by the coding sequence ATGAAGTTTTTCATCGATACGGCCAACATCGACGAGATCAAGAAAGCCGCTTCGCTCGGCGTCCTTGATGGTGTCACCACCAATCCGTCGCTGATTGCCAGAGAGAAAGGGAAGTTCGAGGATATTCTCAAGCAGATTTGCGATATCGTCGATGGTCCGATTTCTGCCGAAGTCACTGCCACCGATTATGAAGGTATGTTGCGCGAGGGCAGGGCAGTTGCCAAGTTGCACAAGAATATCGTGGTCAAGTGTCCTTGCATTCTGCCCGGTCTGCAGGCGACCAAGACCTTCTTCGAAGAAGGCATCCCGGTCAACATGACGCTGGTGTTTTCGGCGACGCAGGCGATCTTCGCCGCCAAAGCCGGTGCGCGTTTTGTCTCGCCGTTCATCGGACGGTTGGATGATATTTCGTCCGATGGCATGGAATTGATCGAGCAGATCGTGCAGATTTACGATAATTACGATTTTGCAACCGAAGTGCTGGTTGCTTCTGTCCGTCACCCCATGCACGTTGTCGAGGCGGCAATGCTGGGCGCGGATATCTGCACGATGCCGTACAATGTCATTGAGAAGTTGATTCAACATCCTCTGACCGATATCGGTCTTAAGAAATTCCTCGACGATTGGGAGAAGGTAAAGGGCAGATGA
- a CDS encoding adenylosuccinate lyase, with protein sequence MISRYTTPEIGALWTDQHKFDTWLKVELAVAEVQAQMGIIPRSAFLKLRANAKFSIKRIDKIEAEIKHDVIAFLTSVSENVGDAAKFLHFGMTSSDLVDTAQGITLRESGELILKKLDDAIKEVRKKAIRYKKTPAMGRTHGVHAEPTILGLKFLLWYQELLRQRERMQDAVKQIAVGKISGAVGNYANLDPKVETAVCKKLGLTPAPISTQVIQRDRHAQFLGAIALLGASLEKFATEIRALQKTEVLEMEEGFSKGQKGSSAMPHKRNPITCERIAGLARVLRGNMLAGYENVALWHERDITHSSVERVILPDSTILIIYMLKLFNQVMQNLQVYPQNLKRNIELTGGLVFSGRLLLKLSEACGSREVAYRLVQRNAMDGWAGKGRFIDLVNADTEIAKYLKPRDIAACFDLDYYFRNVDKIYKKCLR encoded by the coding sequence ATGATTTCGCGTTATACCACGCCGGAAATCGGCGCTCTCTGGACCGATCAACATAAATTCGATACCTGGCTCAAGGTAGAACTCGCCGTCGCGGAAGTTCAGGCGCAGATGGGGATCATTCCTCGTTCAGCGTTTTTGAAACTGCGCGCCAATGCCAAGTTTTCGATCAAGCGCATCGACAAGATCGAAGCTGAAATCAAACACGACGTCATCGCGTTCCTGACTTCAGTTTCCGAAAATGTCGGCGACGCTGCGAAGTTCCTGCATTTCGGCATGACGTCATCCGACCTCGTCGACACTGCGCAGGGAATTACACTGCGCGAGTCAGGCGAGTTGATTCTAAAAAAACTCGATGATGCAATCAAAGAGGTTCGCAAGAAAGCAATCCGCTACAAGAAGACCCCGGCGATGGGTCGCACCCACGGTGTCCACGCGGAGCCGACGATACTCGGACTCAAGTTCCTGCTCTGGTATCAGGAATTGCTTCGCCAACGCGAGCGTATGCAAGACGCTGTGAAGCAAATCGCTGTCGGCAAGATTTCGGGAGCCGTCGGTAACTATGCCAATCTCGATCCCAAGGTAGAAACCGCCGTCTGCAAGAAACTCGGACTGACACCGGCGCCGATCTCGACGCAGGTAATCCAGCGTGATCGCCATGCGCAGTTCTTGGGAGCGATTGCGTTGCTTGGCGCATCATTGGAAAAATTCGCGACCGAGATTCGCGCGTTGCAGAAGACTGAAGTCCTGGAGATGGAAGAAGGATTCTCCAAGGGACAGAAAGGCTCCTCGGCAATGCCGCACAAGCGCAACCCGATCACCTGCGAACGCATCGCCGGACTGGCGAGGGTACTGCGCGGCAACATGCTTGCCGGTTATGAAAATGTCGCCTTGTGGCACGAACGCGATATTACGCATTCATCGGTGGAGCGGGTGATTCTTCCCGATTCGACAATTCTGATAATCTATATGCTCAAGCTGTTCAATCAGGTGATGCAGAACTTGCAGGTGTATCCGCAGAATCTCAAACGAAACATCGAATTGACTGGTGGACTTGTTTTCAGCGGACGGTTGCTGCTTAAGCTCTCTGAAGCTTGCGGCTCGCGCGAGGTTGCGTATCGACTAGTTCAGCGCAATGCGATGGACGGTTGGGCAGGCAAGGGCAGATTTATTGATCTGGTCAATGCCGATACCGAGATTGCCAAGTATCTCAAGCCGCGCGACATCGCAGCCTGCTTTGACTTGGATTACTACTTCCGCAACGTCGACAAAATTTACAAGAAGTGTCTGCGATGA